One Aphidius gifuensis isolate YNYX2018 linkage group LG3, ASM1490517v1, whole genome shotgun sequence DNA window includes the following coding sequences:
- the LOC122852067 gene encoding protein suppressor 2 of zeste-like, producing MSGQSGGRIKLSKLDEQLTCKLCRGYFIDATTIIECLHSFCRSCIVKYLNTNKYCPICEVQVHKSKPLLNIRPDHTLQDIVYKLVPGCYQSEMRCRREFYKKHPDAQRANMTPETRGEPIESHIYSPDESLSLSLEYYKPSFNGSPIPPCTESEEPSRRYLRCPAAVTVYHLQKLIRAKYGLSNVHRIDIMYKEEPLYGNYSLMDVMYIYHWRRKVPLHLSYRIFESSSKRLKLSDDNEEYKESLSNAGISTLNLDKVQHEDGIKKEWKEVQLKISETGVISVTGITNPDSKKNEQKETLEEDQRKLDESIEMANASKTENTMSKEKINKETSSTCTISEPPKISSDSQPGKHKLSMKADNIIGEKSNQTIDSGNNGKTPLESSAVIKKHELVSKSCEELQRPTSSLNTKNNNSTNQASGSKIDALSAKLQFHPKVGQVNNTYSKRGQKDKKTILEKVLKNTDIKKDIKEKINRTSGGGIIANLSNKLQINTSQTTPNPFYNLSYVPSVSISIASRKNASPDGVKDSPGSATGLGSARTDNSESSHQQQRLNNISANNKNLASIGLNVSTASCSSSSSNNTSTVQEFVNNAMRKSTPMSIYTIPSFTAVKNLVSGSSNNNNNNQNNSTNEKLCATPPSGTGKLNNFKPNSTGSNSLAPPCPDAIPISSMKPTIRKTEIIAKGTILNEICAKIGTSGSKINDICAKIGETSKEKDKNNLEIKTRPEIPDLLKISKKTMNDSSSFINIPNVPCYTPSSTSIFGSTDSKANKIIYTSSSQPTSSSISITSQSGSNIILKGGVSVVKKQSQYKTLRDPPKTWNPTLSKNQAKELHQSQSLVSEFESGSSGNRSSGSGNLKPIASKPAKIFKMRNVPKYLGNPASGVKPMYGVSNEGSGNNKESEQKLAKEQSPVSTVIESHEKNTVSNVSVTKTDTKTISPVVLTTKSPVVSPSLYSPSTGSYKNTPAHSKDTCHSTNSLLSPRNSPVNPFVPSSTPNTNPRLIYSHQPPTLSESTKFMNHSIHSPVRMASLSAFHSSLPPSINKLYQRTSYMSSSSSTHGQNTSSQSPTVQRTLSQSAPPKSPKTASSSSSSNSNPIKTETQATTDSTGNANKANQLIDNQESGTSSSTKVLASENLSTAVASDLSKTSSPSSKVVSTCTDNNPASSSDKEPNNTSNVSCNTIIDACKDSKKEHENKDEETSSKLQSNEKAENKEVKDSLNNIPKLKVNEQSTSNETNADS from the exons ATGTCAGGACAAAGTGGAGGACGAATAAAACTCTCAAAGTTAGATGAGCAACTTACCTGTAAATTGTGTAGAGGATATTTTATCGATGCAACAACAATCATTGAGTGTCTACATTCAT TTTGTCGAAGTTGCATTGTCAAATACTTAAACACTAACAAGTATTGTCCAATATGTGAAGTTCAGGTTCATAAAAGCAAGCCACTTCTCAATATTCGACCTGATCATACTTTACAAGATATTGTCTATAAACTGGTTCCTGGTTGCTACCAGA GTGAAATGCGATGTCGCCGAGAGTTCTATAAAAAACATCCAGATGCTCAACGAGCTAATATGACTCCAGAAACTCGAGGAGAACCAATTGAATCACACATATATTCTCCTGATGAATCTTTAAGTCTTTCTCTTGAATATTATAAGCCATCTTTTAATGGAAGCCCTATACCACCTTGTACAGAAAGTGAAGAACCAAGTCGACGATATCTTCGTTGTCCAGCAGCTGTAACAGTTTATCATTTGCAAAAATTAATCAGAGCAAAATATGGACTAAGCAATGTTCATCGAATTGATATTATGTACAAAGAAGAACCATTGTATGGTAATTATTCTCTTATGGACGTTATGTACATTTATCATTGGAGACGAAAAGTTCCACTGCATCTAAGCTATAGAATCTTTGAATCTTCATCAAAACGTTTGAAACTTTctgatgataatgaagaaTATAAAGAATCGTTATCGAATGCAGGCATCAGTACTTTAAATTTGGACAAAGTGCAACATGAAgatggaataaaaaaagaatggaAAGAAgtccaattaaaaatatctgaaaCTGGTGTAATTAGTGTCACAGGAATTACAAATCCTGATTCTAagaaaaatgaacaaaaagaaACTCTTGAGGAAGATCAACGAAAGCTTGATGAAAGTATTGAAATGGCTAATGCATCAAAGACAGAAAATACGATgtctaaagaaaaaatcaataaagaaACTTCCAGTACATGTACAATTTCTGAACCCCCAAAAATATCCAGTGATTCACAACCTGGGAAACATAAATTGTCCATGAAAGCAGACAATATAATAGGTGAGAAGAGTAACCAGACAATTGATTCGGGCAATAATGGAAAAACACCATTAGAAAGCTCTGCtgtcataaaaaaacatgaattagTTTCAAAAAGTTGTGAGGAATTGCAACGCCCAACATCAAGtctaaacacaaaaaataataatagtacaaaTCAAGCTAGTGGTTCTAAAATTGATGCATTAAGTGCTAAACTTCAGTTCCATCCAAAAGTTGGCCAAGTCAATAATACATACTCAAAAAGAGgacaaaaagataaaaaaacaattctcgAAAAAGTTCTTAAAAAtacagatattaaaaaagatataaaagaaaaaataaatcgaacAAGTGGAGGTGGAATAATTGCAAACTTATCAAATAAGCTGCAAATCAACACATCACAAACAACACCGAATcctttttacaatttatcatATGTACCATCAGTTTCCATTTCAATCGCATCTCGCAAAAATGCGTCTCCAGATGGTGTTAAAGATTCACCTGGATCAGCTACAGGACTTGGATCTGCTCGTACTGATAATTCTGAAAGTTCCCATCAACAACAAcgattgaataatatttctgctaataataaaaaccttGCGAGCATTGGACTTAATGTTTCGACTGCTTCATGTTCATCAAGTTCTTCAAATAATACTTCCACTGTTCAggaatttgttaataatgcaATGCGAAAGAGTACTCCAATGAGCATCTACACAATTCCGAGTTTTACAGCTGTAAAAAATCTCGTTTCCggttcatcaaataataataataacaatcaaaacAATAGtaccaatgaaaaattatgtgCTACGCCACCTTCAGGTACaggaaaattgaataattttaaaccaaATTCAACAGGATCAAATTCATTAGCTCCACCATGTCCAGACGCAATCCCCATTTCTTCAATGAAACCAACGATTAGAAAAACTGAAATTATTGCCAAAGGAACAATATTAAACGAAATTTGTGCTAAAATTGGAACTTCAggatcaaaaataaatgacatatgTGCTAAAATAGGAGAAActtcaaaagaaaaagataagaaTAATTTAGAGATTAAAACAAGACCTGAAATTCCAGatcttttgaaaatttcaaaaaagacTATGAATGATTCTTCTAGTTTTATCAATATTCCTAATGTACCATGTTACACACCTAGTAGTACTTCAATTTTCGGCTCAACCGATTCAAAagctaataaaataatttatacatcaTCAAGTCAACCGACATCTAGTTCCATTTCAATAACATCACAATCTGGGTCCAATATTATTCTCAAAGGAGGAGTCTCTGTTGTGAAAAAACAATCACAATACAAAACTCTTCGTGATCCTCCAAAAACATGGAATCCTactttatcaaaaaatcaagCAAAAGAATTACATCAAAGTCAAAGTTTAGTGTCGGAATTTGAAAGTGGTAGTAGTGGAAATAGAAGTAGTGGAAGTGGAAATTTAAAACCGATTGCTTCAAAGCcagctaaaatttttaaaatgcgAAATGTACCGAAATATTTAGGAAATCCTGCATCTGGAGTCAAACCAATGTATGGAGTATCAAACGAAGGCTCAGGAAATAACAAAGAGTCAGAACAAAAGCTAGCTAAAGAACAAAGTCCAGTATCAACTGTGATAGAAAGTCATGAGAAAAATACTGTATCAAATGTTAGTGTAACGAAAACTGATACAAAAACTATTTCACCAGTtgttttaacaacaaaaagtcCAGTTGTTTCACCATCTCTGTATTCTCCAAGTACTGGAAGCTACAAAAATACACCAGCTCATTCAAAAGACACGTGTCATAGCACAAACTCGTTATTATCACCAAGGAATTCTCCTGTAAATCCTTTTGTACCATCATCAACACCAAACACAAATCCACGATTGATTTACTCACATCAGCCACCAACATTGTCTGAATCAACAAAATTCATGAATCATTCAATTCATTCTCCAGTAAGAATGGCTTCTCTGAGTGCTTTTCACAGCAGTTTACCAccttcaattaataaattgtatcaACGAACAAGTTACATGTCTTCATCATCGAGTACTCATGGACAAAATACATCTTCTCAATCACCAACAGTTCAACGTACACTTTCTCAGTCAGCTCCGCCAAAATCTCCGAAAACAGCAAGCTCGTCGTCAAGTTCAAATAGCAATCCAATCAAAACTGAGACACAAGCTACTACAGATTCTACAGGAAACGCGAATAAAGCCAATCAACTCATAGATAATCAAGAATCTGGTACTTCCAGTTCTACAAAAGTTTTAGCATCTGAAAATTTGTCTACTGCGGTTGCGTCTGACCTATCAAAAACCTCTTCACCCAGTAGTAAAGTAGTATCAACTTGCACAGACAATAATCCAGCAAGTTCATCAGATAAAGAACCAAACAATACAAGTAACGTCTCTTGTAACACCATAATCGATGCTTGCAAAGACTCTAAAAAAGAGCATGAAAATAAAGACGAAGAAACTTCTTCTAAACTTCAATCAAATGAGAAAGCTGAAAATAAAGAAGTCAAAGATAGCTTAAACAATATTCCGAAGCTTAAAGTAAATGAACAATCTACTTCTAATGAAACGAACGCTGACAGTTAA
- the LOC122850948 gene encoding uncharacterized protein LOC122850948 translates to MNKYFLLLFFCINLPDLLLTSDSSEYDEYEDALTCQVPDDEPSKIIHVITSNGFTDKCSIFISSSTVANNFDIHIKIRKDMNTYTCSTGIEYVDPQNPEIISLKDGGLAVCSFKIYPNLIERRGLIYLGKYWKIVHEYYNYWKNDNYRSETNLFFMNTAEWWRQNKYTHLALRASGNWINEYSNTDYYSV, encoded by the exons ATGAACAAGTACTTTTTACTACTGTTTTTTTGCATCAATTTGCCTGATTTGTTATTGACATCAGATTCTTCAGAATATGATGAATATG aaGATGCTCTAACATGTCAAGTACCTGATGATGAACCGAGTAAAATTATACATGTCATCACGTCTAATGGTTTTACTGATAAGTGCTCGATTTTTATATCATCTTCAACAGTagctaataattttgatattcatattaaaataagaaaagatATGAATACATATACATGTTCAACTGGAATTGAATATGTTGATCCTCAAAATCCAGAAATAATATCGTTAAAAGATGGTGGCTTGGCAGTTTGttcattcaaaatttatccAAATCTCATAGAAAGAAGAGGTCTCATTTATTTGGGGAAATATTGGAAAATTGTTCATgagtattataattattggaaGAATGATAATTATCGTTCGGagactaatttatttttcatgaacaCAGCCGAATGGTggagacaaaataaatatactcatCTTGCTTTACGAGCATCGGGAAATTGGATAAACGAATACTCAAACACTGATTATTAttcagtttaa